A region from the Desulfitobacterium dehalogenans ATCC 51507 genome encodes:
- a CDS encoding DUF362 domain-containing protein: protein MAYVINSECISCGACEAECPVGAISAGDDLYVIDADTCTDCGSCAGVCPTGAPNPA, encoded by the coding sequence ATGGCATATGTAATTAATTCTGAGTGCATCAGCTGTGGAGCTTGTGAGGCAGAATGTCCGGTAGGTGCTATCAGTGCCGGAGATGATCTTTACGTCATTGATGCCGATACTTGCACTGATTGTGGTTCTTGTGCTGGAGTTTGCCCAACTGGCGCTCCAAATCCAGCTTAA
- a CDS encoding vWA domain-containing protein, whose translation MQRSELDRHLLEFIGLLREGGISVNLTEVQDALQGLTLIGMEDKSRVEGILQSTLVKSVNQLPWFHEVFRVFFAPPEAKSTWQKEAQEKVESWEKGVAQSREELRFQGEELKFSDEQLATYMNLPEEEKERLKQFLERSEEGTRNGMQLDHSFQPMVEKMLHGSLEYWKRKLGEDFPMSPPGQEGLLSEAQRAMRQKEMHYLTKDLKDIPPEEWPEVSKLIRRLSRRLASQVSRRLGQGKRGSLDMRRTVRENLRYGGVLLKQSYRKRRKGKPKFVLVCDMSGSMLKYTEFILQFVYGLTSLVSGIETYVFANHLVNITSKLRGAQTFQGMLNTSMTDLVGEFGGGTNFAVSLEELHEHYGSSLNRRTVLFILSDAQTLEGEKAALNLKKTRGKVREIIWLNTLPEKRWKDVKTIELFRPYCQMFECNTLGHLQDILKKSPGFV comes from the coding sequence GTGCAACGAAGCGAACTGGATCGTCATCTGCTGGAGTTTATTGGTCTTCTTCGTGAAGGGGGCATCTCGGTCAATCTCACTGAGGTTCAGGATGCATTGCAAGGATTAACTCTCATCGGGATGGAAGATAAGTCCCGGGTGGAGGGGATTTTGCAGAGCACTTTAGTAAAGTCTGTGAATCAGCTTCCTTGGTTCCATGAGGTCTTCCGCGTGTTTTTTGCGCCACCTGAGGCTAAGTCGACCTGGCAAAAGGAAGCTCAAGAGAAGGTGGAGAGTTGGGAAAAAGGAGTGGCTCAGAGTCGGGAAGAATTGCGTTTCCAGGGGGAAGAGCTGAAGTTTTCCGATGAACAGCTGGCAACGTATATGAATCTTCCGGAAGAGGAAAAAGAGCGGCTGAAGCAGTTTCTTGAACGTTCGGAAGAGGGCACGAGAAATGGGATGCAGCTGGATCACTCTTTTCAACCCATGGTGGAAAAAATGCTCCACGGCTCCCTGGAATACTGGAAGCGCAAGCTGGGGGAAGATTTTCCGATGTCACCTCCGGGGCAGGAAGGATTATTGAGCGAAGCCCAGCGGGCCATGCGCCAAAAGGAGATGCATTACCTGACCAAGGACTTGAAGGATATACCCCCTGAGGAATGGCCAGAGGTCAGTAAACTAATTCGGCGCCTATCCCGCAGGCTTGCTTCCCAGGTCTCCCGCAGACTGGGACAGGGAAAACGAGGAAGTCTGGATATGCGGCGCACCGTTCGGGAAAACCTGCGTTACGGAGGAGTATTATTAAAGCAAAGTTATCGTAAACGGCGCAAAGGAAAGCCTAAATTTGTGCTGGTTTGTGATATGTCGGGATCCATGCTGAAATACACGGAGTTTATTTTGCAATTTGTCTATGGCTTAACCAGCTTAGTTTCTGGAATTGAGACCTATGTCTTTGCCAATCATTTAGTTAATATTACTTCCAAACTAAGAGGTGCCCAAACCTTTCAAGGGATGCTTAATACTTCAATGACGGACCTGGTGGGGGAATTTGGCGGGGGTACTAATTTTGCAGTGTCCCTGGAGGAACTTCACGAGCATTATGGGAGTTCCCTTAACCGCCGAACCGTTCTCTTTATCCTCAGTGATGCTCAGACTCTCGAGGGGGAGAAGGCTGCTTTAAATTTGAAGAAGACCCGCGGCAAGGTTAGGGAAATCATCTGGTTGAACACCTTACCTGAGAAACGGTGGAAAGATGTCAAAACCATAGAGCTTTTCCGACCCTATTGCCAAATGTTTGAATGTAATACTTTAGGTCATTTGCAGGATATCCTGAAGAAATCGCCGGGGTTTGTTTAA
- a CDS encoding AAA family ATPase: MKLDISLDQFEEELTKQGYITEKEDRIALTAYLAAQLEKPILVAGPPGVGKTEIAKVLSQVFSAPLIRLQCYEGLDENKALYEWNYQRQLLRIQMKEESLKEEDLFGLDYLLPRPLLQGLMSDELTILLIDEIDKTDAEFEAFLLEVLGEFQVTIPEMGTVRARKRPFVILTTNGERELSDALKRRCIFLYVNPPTVEKEVRILRAKYPELPDKLAFQVAKAVSILREKLALQKIPSIAETMDWAKALLVMGKTDLDPAWVDATLNLLLKSKEDLELFYREMGAERLLWETKGM; the protein is encoded by the coding sequence ATGAAATTGGATATTTCGCTGGATCAATTTGAAGAGGAATTGACAAAACAAGGCTATATAACGGAGAAAGAGGACCGAATCGCTCTTACAGCCTATTTAGCCGCCCAACTGGAAAAACCAATTCTGGTCGCCGGGCCCCCTGGTGTGGGAAAAACGGAAATTGCAAAAGTGTTGAGTCAGGTGTTTTCGGCTCCTCTCATTCGTCTCCAATGCTATGAGGGGCTGGATGAGAACAAAGCTCTTTATGAATGGAATTACCAAAGACAGCTGCTCAGAATTCAGATGAAAGAGGAGAGCCTAAAGGAAGAGGATTTATTTGGGCTGGATTATCTCTTGCCCCGTCCCCTTTTGCAAGGGCTAATGAGCGATGAGCTTACCATTCTGCTTATTGATGAGATCGACAAGACCGATGCAGAATTTGAGGCGTTTTTACTGGAAGTCTTAGGTGAATTCCAGGTAACTATTCCCGAAATGGGAACGGTCAGAGCCCGAAAGCGTCCCTTTGTGATTCTAACTACCAATGGTGAACGGGAATTATCTGACGCTCTCAAACGGCGCTGTATTTTTCTCTATGTCAATCCTCCCACAGTGGAGAAGGAAGTTCGAATTCTTCGTGCCAAATATCCGGAGTTGCCGGATAAGTTGGCCTTTCAAGTGGCTAAGGCAGTCAGTATTCTTCGGGAAAAGCTGGCTTTGCAAAAAATTCCTTCCATTGCCGAGACCATGGATTGGGCTAAAGCCTTATTGGTCATGGGAAAAACTGACCTTGACCCTGCCTGGGTGGATGCTACCCTGAATCTGCTTCTCAAAAGCAAGGAAGATCTGGAACTTTTCTATCGTGAGATGGGAGCAGAGCGGCTCCTTTGGGAGACGAAAGGAATGTAA